The genomic stretch tttgatactgtccctcacagcatccttctggacaagttgtccaactcTGACATGAGCAGGTACATGgtgtgctgggtgaagaactggctgaagggcagggctcaaaagttgtagtgaatggggctacatgTGGCTGGCGACCAGTCACtagcagtgttcctcagggctcaattctagggccagttctgctcaatatttttgtcaatgttctggatgcaggagttgaatgcaccattagtAAGTTGGCTGATGATatcaaactgggaggtgctgttgactctctcgagggacaagaggccttgcagagggatctggatagattggagcattgggctatgattaatgggatgaaatctaacaagaacaaatgccagattctgcacctgggatggaatAATGCCGGGCACAAGTATAGattgggagaggagaggctggagagcagccctgcagaaagggacctgggggtgctggttgacagcaggctcaataggagtcagcagtgtgccctggcagccaagagggccaaccgcatcctggggtgcatcaaacgCAGCATAACCAGCCGGTCAAgagaggtgattatcccactgtattcagcgttggtgcggcctcaccttgagtactgtgtgcagttctgggccccacaatttaaaaaaaggatgtgaaggtccttgaatgcgtccagaggagggcaacaaagctggtgaaagggctggaaggcatgtcctgtgaggagcggctgaggactTTGGACTTGTCTAGTTTAGAGATAAGGAAGCTTAagggcgacctcattgctccctgcagcttcctgaggaggggaagtggagagggaggtgctgatctcttctgcCTGGTATCCAGCGACAGGACGCGtaggaatggttcaaagctgcaccaggggaggttcaggcTTGACAttcttggtagtgtaggttaatggttggactggatgatcttaaaggtcttttccaacctaaacgattctatgattctatgattctatgattaggaaacatttctttaccgagagggtggtcaaacactggaacaggcttcctagagaggtggtcgatgccccatgcctgtcagtgtttaagagacATTTGGACCATGCCCTTactaacatgctttaacttttggtcagccctgatgtggtcaggcagttggactagatgatcgttgtaggtcctttccaactgaactattctattctgttctattgaattctgttctattctattctataataTAATGCATGAGGATTCAAAGCAAATCTCTAGAGACTACAAGGAGCTAAGGAGCCTGAATCTTTTCAGATCTGCATCTGTGACATTACCTAAATAATATTAACAAGTTTTTCATAGAAACTGTTAGCATTTTTatctgacagaaaacaaaactcacaAGTCCAGAATTAACAGGAACACACAAGGTTATATACCGTAAGGTAAATTATTTGGTAGTTATTCTAATTATCCAgtggatgttaggaaaaaaaaaatgtagtagcacttgtttcagaaaatgtcaaTAGAGCTTTCTGTGACAAATTCACCTCTAGTACAACTCTAATGAAGTCAGCAGtgtttcataaaagaaaatttcgTGCACTGCACAACATATACATATACTCCTTATGCAGCCTTTTaagtaaacatttaaaacatataCAGCATTACATACTTTACTGAGGAATAAAAtctcagaatcacagaagagTATAACCCTCTCAGTTTCACTGTAATGTATATTACGCGGTCCCTGTTCCTTTAATTGTAACATGTGAGCCTATAGCTCTGTATACTTACATCTCCATCTAGTGGCCTCTGATCATCACAGTCCCTGGTTGGGCTAATGTCCTGCCTCATCACCCAAATAGGTTCTTTTGGTTCATCAGGGGTATAAGGAGAACGAACAGTCCTTGTCTTCACTTCCTCAATAGcttctttaatatctttgaTAGCCAGCGATATTGcatcccttttttcctttctgcactTCTGTACTGACTCTCCTGAGTTGGGTGTGGCCCTAGAGCCAGCTGACAGTTGACCATTGCTTTCGTGCCCCCTGCCAGGGAGAGCATGAGCATGCTCCgagctctgctctgcctctaGCATGTCTTCAGCAGCCTTGCCCAAGCTCTGAGAGCTCATACTGTGTTTCACCTCTGCCACAATCTGATCAATATCTTCCTCTTGTTCATAGCTGTCCATTCTTGGATATGGAGCAAACTCTGCCTCTTTCTCAGGGCTGTCCGACTCTCCATCAGATCGTTCATCATAATGGTGAAGGCGGGCACCAAGAGCTTCCTTGCGATAGTTGTCAgcttcctccctttcccacccATAGAGCTGAAGGCCCTCCCTAACATCAAGGTCCAGCACATCCCCTATCTCCTCATACACATGCTCCTGCAGCCTATAGTCAGCATAAGGCTCAGCATACCGCTCATCCTCTCCtcggtggaggggctggtgagCATAGACATAACCTGAGTATGCTGCATTCATGGCTTCCTCATGTTCAGTGGAGTGGAAATGTACATTATCAGGCAGTGTTTGATTATGAACAGCCTCAGTATGCTctgcttcagcattttctgtgtaCTCCTCAGACTCAGGCCTGTACTGCACTGCATATGTACTCTCATCCTCATTCTCCTGAACTATATCTACATCATAGCCATCCTTTGCTGTGGCTATAACATCCCCTTCCACCATGTCCATGTGATTATGGAAATCACTCTCAGTGCTGGCTGATCGAGCTAGcatcccttcctcttcctgcccAGACGGTACCCCTTGGttgctgtttctgtgccttGAATAGCAGATCACAGACTGTCGTTCCTCTTCTACCTGTGAGTGCTCTGAGTCAGCTTCCACTGATTCATTCATATCTTCATTTGCTGGCTCTTTATTCACCTCCACCTCAGATGGTATGACCAAATAGTTCATGGAAAGTTCTGGTGTGTAGGCCACTTATTCTATAGACATTTTGTCTACCAGgactggaaagaaattaaaagagtgatgttattaaaaaaaaaaaaaccacaaccatgaacaaaacaaacaaacaaaaaagccccacaatGTGGAGTCAACAAACAACCCCAGAGTAGCAAAAGGCACCCTCGCTTCTCCAACAGACAAAGTTTTGGCTTCATCAGCTCTGAAATCAGAGGACAACCAGCACAACAGCATGACCTTCCAATGCAAATTGATTTCTACCAGCACCATTCATTCAGAGATGGGACCACAATTCCTTTGAGAATTTCAGTTTACAGTTTTATGGACAAATTCTCTGGGAAAGAATCCACTATCTCAGACCAGTCCAAGAGGTGCTTCTATGTACTGGCCAGACATCTAGACAATGCAGACAAGATGCACATCAAAGCAACTAACTTTCACCAGGGGCTCAATTGTGGTAGAGATATTGTGGTAGGATGTGGCAGTGTAAAATAACAAAGAGATTTTATCCCATTGCAGTAGTCTGCAATTGGTCAGATATATGATACTTTTGCAGATTAGACATTTCCAACATGATATCTTCAACCGAGATCCTCATCCTAGGGCTCCTtttagtcaatggagagaaaaagacacTTTTAGGGTGCAATGCAAAGTGCCCATTTCTCTTCCCTGGAGAAGCATAAGATAGCTAGCTCCAGCATAGACATCTTCATGAAATACATCtaaaattatgcaaaattaCTTCTGCCCCAAATGTCTTTCCTAAAACAGGGAACAGACATTACAAATATTCCTTAATGACCCTTGCCACATTGAAACTAGTGAGACATTTTAGTTTTACCAAATGCGTTCTgctcagagtaaaaaaaaatctcaaatgaTGACATAATTACAACAGAGGTCTCCAACAATGATACCTATATACAGcatggaaataagaaaaaattataagaTATTACAGCTTATCCTCTAGATGTTTCTCAGAGCAACCATATTTACCTAGCTCAGAGGGTATAGTTTTTACCTGCCAATTGCAGCTATTCTGAACCTTGtccaatgttttaaaatgtagtgtCATATGATCATCTCATGTATTTCAAGTCTAATTGCATACCCAtgggaaaatataattttaaccTGTGGTTTAATACCaaatatagaatcacagaatcatagaattgtttaggttggaaaagacctttaagatcatcaagtccaactatAAACCTAACCAATTCCAagtgccaagtccaccactaaacc from Pelecanus crispus isolate bPelCri1 chromosome W, bPelCri1.pri, whole genome shotgun sequence encodes the following:
- the LOC142596470 gene encoding amyloid-beta A4 precursor protein-binding family A member 1-like; the encoded protein is MNYLVIPSEVEVNKEPANEDMNESVEADSEHSQVEEERQSVICYSRHRNSNQGVPSGQEEEGMLARSASTESDFHNHMDMVEGDVIATAKDGYDVDIVQENEDESTYAVQYRPESEEYTENAEAEHTEAVHNQTLPDNVHFHSTEHEEAMNAAYSGYVYAHQPLHRGEDERYAEPYADYRLQEHVYEEIGDVLDLDVREGLQLYGWEREEADNYRKEALGARLHHYDERSDGESDSPEKEAEFAPYPRMDSYEQEEDIDQIVAEVKHSMSSQSLGKAAEDMLEAEQSSEHAHALPGRGHESNGQLSAGSRATPNSGESVQKCRKEKRDAISLAIKDIKEAIEEVKTRTVRSPYTPDEPKEPIWVMRQDISPTRDCDDQRPLDGDSLSPDSSSPWSAEPSRQHHQDVCSTAETSTNKESRKSLASFPTYVEVPGPCDPEDLIDGIIFAANYLGSTQLLSDKTPSKNVRMMQAQEAVSRIKLLLKKQMYMPQLLKGDRSRESSGV